GGCCTTTCTTCAGGCCCTGGACAACTTGTATCTCAGTCTTCCCACCATCTGCCAGACGTATGATACCATTTTTGAATAGTAATGCGGCCAGCGGACCTGCCGCGGATCCGGTGGCCGGGTCTTCATTCCCCATTCCTGGGCTCATGAACCGGGCTTCCAACTTCAAGACATTCTCTTCGCCACTGACCGGCGTAAATGCGTATATGCCACTGTTGTAGCTGTTGGTATTGGCAAGCTCCCGACTCAATGCTTCCAAATCCGAGAAGTTGATGCGATCTAGAACCTGTTTATCCCGGACGGGGACAAGAAGATGCCGTGCAGGAGAGGTAGTCACCACCTGGGGCTCGGACAGAATACTTTGACCATGTTCAAAGCCAATATCGGAGGGATTAATGCCTAGAGAATTGGCGAGGGTTGACTTGTTTGGATGCTTATCCAGGAACCGAGGGCTGCCCTGACGCATGGTAATGTTGATCTGGGTTTGGGCAGACCCAGACACCTCGACTGGGAGGACATCATCGCCTAATTCTTGGTGGTAGATACTGGGCTCCGAGTTATTTCCTCGCTGTAGCAGCTGGGAATCGACAATATACCACCAAGCGCCGAGAGAATTATGGCCTGCTCCAAAGACCTCCTCGCCATTAGGGAGGAACGAGCGTAGTCGGTAGGTAGAGCCTGGCTTTGTAGGATGGCATACGAATGTTGTCTCTGAGAGGTTGAACTGTCGAGCAATTAATTGCATTTGAGATTTGGTGAGCGAGTCTGTCGTGTTGGCGACGACTGCGAGAGGGTTGCCTTTGTAGGGCACGGTCGAgaagacatcgacgacggAGTAGGGGAGACGATTCATTTTGAGATACCGATTTTATTCCTAGAACTCAGACCCTGACTCTGGATTTATATTGCTTTATCCAGGATTGTCGCGTCGTTGCTGATAAATCTGGATCCCCTCCTGGAATACGACATGATGAGAAATCGACATCCTCGTATTCAGTTCGACCACCTTCCATCCCCTTTGAATCGAACATAGGACTACTGGGAATATTGGAGGTATGGTCGAAGTGTACATCTTTGACACCAGCAATGGAAATTAACCATACCAGATGGATGTTCCTGCCAAAGTCCGAGCACAGAGTCGGCTCCTTCCACAGTATCAAGAGTCGTGGCTGGGTTCTACGGGTCTTCCCTGGAAAGCTGCCGTTAACAGCAGCCACTTAGAAGCTCTGCATATCTTCATCTATACAATAACTGTTCCTTTCCTTTgattatatttattcaaCCGTGACCCAAACCACAAGCGGCCTCGATGCTGACCGAGGATCAGACTATGAACTCGCCTACGCCTCCCCCAGACTGTTCCCCACAACCTTCAGAGACCCAGTCTTCGCCCAGGCTGGCACTCTAGGTCCAGAcggccgccgccgacgagccGTCCATTGTATATCCGATCCTGATATTAGCCCAGTCTACCCTGACGGATTCGTCAATGAAGACCTCCGCGCTGGAGGCCCCCATTTGTGCAAATTACCCATCGATATCGAGTTCCTAAAACCATCCCATCCGTTTTATGAGCCTCTTTGTGCACCCGAAAGCAGTGTTATACAGCGTGTTCGGGAGATATTGACGGAATGGAAGGTGGCATATACAGATACCCACGCTATGCTGCAGACATGGAAATTTCGAAGAAGACTTGGAGGAGTTCCTACTCTTGTGATATCAGCTACTCGGGAGAGAGACGAGGTAGACAAGTCATGGATGTTCTGTGCGAGGCATATACAGGAGTATCTCGTTACTgtccttcctcgtcttcaagaTCACGGCCAGGATctggacgaaggcgaagacaAACCTCTAACCCAGCCGCTGCCGCACGTTATCAGGGTTGAGATAGCGGCCCCATCTGTCTTTATGGGAGATTCCTTACACCCAGTGGATCAATGTGACGAGATATTTTCCATCTGGAATGAGGTTTGTCAGGCAGTCACTGGAAAAATCAACCTAGTCGACGTCGTGACGGTTGGGTGCTATCGGCTCGGAGATAGCGACGATGCGTTTGAGTGTCCACCGACTATTTCAGTTGGCGTGAAGCACGATTCGGGGAGGAGTTGGAAGGACATAAGGGAAGAAATCGTTGACCTGCTTGGTGAGAGGGGATTGGGGATGGTGGGTGTGAAGATTCACAAGGAGAGGCTGTGGGGGCATTGGGGACCGGGAGATGATTGATTGCTTTACTAGCTAGTGGCGTAGAATATCTTGAGATCGAATGCCATCTTTACTTTACTTCCACTCGCCTTGTCAATGCCCaaaaaattagaaaaatGAGTAGCAACCAGGTTGTCCATCTTACTTCTCCTCGTCTGGGACTGACAATATTTGCTTCTAAATTGATGAACCAACTCAAGGAGCTCTTTTCTTGGGTAATTCGGCCTCATGGGTCTCACAATGAAGCCAAGATATTAATGAACCCTAAGTAGCCTTGCTATATAGAGATATGCGGTTCTTGTGGAGAACCGGAAAGCACATCGGTAATGGTGCGAGGAACAGCCGTATTCTTTTCCAGACTGTATTCAGGGTCGGTGATCACTATATCGCCATTTCTGAACAACCAATTTTAAACTCTTCTACCTCAACCAAGCATGGTCCTTGCGAATGGTCCTTGTGCATGGTGATAATTTGTACACTTACCGTGGGTTCCGCTCTACAGCTCTATACTTTTCGATACGGAAACGCGGAAACGCGGAAACCTAATACATCAGGCATTCTCGTAAAGTTTATGTCACGAGCTGATGTTAATTCCAGCAACTCTCATCTTACTTGTCTGGTCTCATCTTGTCTGGCAGTCCATGATGCGTGCGCACTTCCGCTTCCGTCGATCGCGGAGCGGAGGGCGGAACGGAGGACCGCGTTACTCCGTCCAGTTTATAGTTTGACCCTGCAGACTCAGACTGAATATGGATATGTGGACCAGAATCTGTGCAGATCTAAGCTCCGGCTAACGCGTCGGTAGAGTTAAAGCTCAAAATTAGGTGTAGCCCATGTGGCCGCCTAGCAGGACCCAACTGCCGACAGACTGGCCCGGACAAGACAATTGACGTCGATCAACTCTAAAAAGACCTTCTCATCCAATATGAGCTGTTTCCGATAATCTGGGCGGATTAGGTCCATGGAACCGAATTGGCCATGTCCTCCCCGCAGTCCAGCTCGGGGTTCTCCATCTTGAGTCTGGGGTTGACCACTCGACGCAGCCCTAGTAGATATTGATTATTGGCCTCTGTGCTAGCTTGAACCTTGGGGTTGCGCAACGTGGCTCTGAACGGTATTCTCGAGATTTACACTTTTAATCTCTATTCTGCTTTTCGTATCCCACATTGATCACCGCCAGACCATCTTGGCGATCTCTTGTCGAGGACAATGTAGCGGCGGAATACTTACCGACCCCAATGCCGGACGAATTCGGGTGACGCTGTAGTGGTCATTATGATTGTAGTTTAGTGGTCctctccagatcttcatgaCGAAAATGAGGGTGCTATCTTGGCTATAGGAATCTATAAGAACCCCTGTTCTTCCACTCCAAGATGAACCACTGCACCCTGCTTGAATAGAAAGAAATCCTTGATCGATTCTACATCATGGCATCTAACGAAGACTCCGAGAAATACAAcctccaaaacaccatcaCAAACGCCACCACCCCATCCCCTCCTTCAGAACCGACGCCAGGCGCCCAGTCCTCTCACCTCGACTATGCCAACTCAGCAGGCCTCACGCACACAATCACCGCAGAGAGCCGCCTCCCTGCATTTGGAGGAGCCTTCCAGCCAGGCCTCTACcgccagcagaagaaggcagCCAACCCTGCACCTCTCGGCCTGTGTGCCTTTGGCCTCACAGCTTTCCTCTTGGGATGCATCGAGATGAGGGCGCGGGACATCACCCAACCTAGCATCCTCGTTGCACCTGCATTTGCATATGGGGGGTTGGTCCAGCTCCTAGCTGGCATGTGGTAAGTTCTGCCTTGATACCGTTTGTTCTGGTTCTCCCCGTCTAACGAAGGCAGGGAAATGGCTGTAGGGAATTCGTTCGGAGCGACTGTTCTCTCGTCGTACGGTGGATTCTGGATCTCAATCGGAATCATCTTCACACCGGGCGGTTTCGAAATCATGGAAAGTCTCATGGAGGAGAGCGGTGGGAAACCTGATATGTTCTATGACTCTTTGGGGTTATTTTTGCTGGTAAGCAATC
Above is a window of Aspergillus puulaauensis MK2 DNA, chromosome 2, nearly complete sequence DNA encoding:
- a CDS encoding acetate uptake transporter family protein (COG:S;~EggNog:ENOG410PGY4;~InterPro:IPR000791;~PFAM:PF01184;~TransMembrane:6 (o77-94i106-125o131-152i173-194o200-222i234-253o);~go_component: GO:0016021 - integral component of membrane [Evidence IEA]), producing MASNEDSEKYNLQNTITNATTPSPPSEPTPGAQSSHLDYANSAGLTHTITAESRLPAFGGAFQPGLYRQQKKAANPAPLGLCAFGLTAFLLGCIEMRARDITQPSILVAPAFAYGGLVQLLAGMWEMAVGNSFGATVLSSYGGFWISIGIIFTPGGFEIMESLMEESGGKPDMFYDSLGLFLLAWFIFTIVMTLCTLKSTLAFFTLFLFADIALLLLGLGYLLRDPQGMPNSPLCKSGGFFGIMCGFLCWYNAFAGLADPSNTCFIPPVVHFPWSEQGRRSRRAAGDLESA
- a CDS encoding PhzF family phenazine biosynthesis protein (COG:S;~EggNog:ENOG410PIHH;~InterPro:IPR003719;~PFAM:PF02567;~go_function: GO:0003824 - catalytic activity [Evidence IEA];~go_process: GO:0009058 - biosynthetic process [Evidence IEA]), whose translation is MNRLPYSVVDVFSTVPYKGNPLAVVANTTDSLTKSQMQLIARQFNLSETTFVCHPTKPGSTYRLRSFLPNGEEVFGAGHNSLGAWWYIVDSQLLQRGNNSEPSIYHQELGDDVLPVEVSGSAQTQINITMRQGSPRFLDKHPNKSTLANSLGINPSDIGFEHGQSILSEPQVVTTSPARHLLVPVRDKQVLDRINFSDLEALSRELANTNSYNSGIYAFTPVSGEENVLKLEARFMSPGMGNEDPATGSAAGPLAALLFKNGIIRLADGGKTEIQVVQGLKKGRRCLMNLTVHKNAGSDMVDIRISGTAVLVAEGNIAVPPVDIDF
- a CDS encoding uncharacterized protein (COG:S;~EggNog:ENOG410PTJV), coding for MDVPAKVRAQNYELAYASPRLFPTTFRDPVFAQAGTLGPDGRRRRAVHCISDPDISPVYPDGFVNEDLRAGGPHLCKLPIDIEFLKPSHPFYEPLCAPESSVIQRVREILTEWKVAYTDTHAMLQTWKFRRRLGGVPTLVISATRERDEVDKSWMFCARHIQEYLVTVLPRLQDHGQDLDEGEDKPLTQPLPHVIRVEIAAPSVFMGDSLHPVDQCDEIFSIWNEVCQAVTGKINLVDVVTVGCYRLGDSDDAFECPPTISVGVKHDSGRSWKDIREEIVDLLGERGLGMVGVKIHKERLWGHWGPGDD